Genomic DNA from Corynebacterium kroppenstedtii:
GCTCACGTCATCCCAACCAAGCCACCCAGACAGCTTCCGGGCGTACGCCTTCTGCAACGTGGTGTCTTTGACGCTCGCGACCGCGGGCGCAACAGCTTCCATGGCCTGTAAACGCCCTTCCGGTGTGTGAAGGTCAAACGAGGCAAGCGTCGTACGCACGACAAACTCCACCATCGGAATCCGGGACATCACCAAATCCCGAACTGCGGCATCACCGCCGGACAAGCGCAAGTCGCATGGGTCCTGACCATTCGGCGCGACCGAGACGAAACTTTTACCCAGAAACTCTTGATTTCCCTCGAAGGCGCGCATAGCGGCTTTCTGCCCGGCTTCATCACCGTCAAAGGTATAAATCATCTCGCCGCGAAAATGGGAATCATCCAACATGAGACGCCGCACCATCTGCAAGTGTTCCGCCCCAAATGCTGTTCCACACGCGGCGACGGCTGTGGTCACCCCAGCGGCATGCATAGCCATCACATCGGTGTAGCCCTCAACAATGACCGCCTGGTGGCGCTCGGCAATGTTCTTCTTCGCCTGGTCAATCCCGAACAGTACCTTCGACTTCTTGTACAACAAGGTCTCTGGGGTGTTCATATATTTCCCCAGCTTGTCGTCGTCGAAGAGTTTGCGAGCGCCGAAACCAATCACATCATTCGCAGTGTTACGAATCGGCCACGTTAGGCGTCGATGAAAACGGTCGATCGGCCCACGACGTCCCTGAGAAGTTACCCCAGCGGCCTCCAACTCTTTGACATCGAAGCCCTTGCGAAGCAGGAACTTTGTCAACGTATCCCATCCGCCTGGCGCGTAGCCGCACCCGAATTGCTCCGCATGTTCCTGAGAGAACCCACGATCAAGTAAGAATTGCCGTGCCGGCGCGGCTTCATCAGTGTCCAGGTGTTCACGGTAAAACTCCTGGGTGGCTTTGTTAATCGCGACGAGCCGCTGACGAGTCCCAGGCTCCTCCCGACGCCCCGGTCCGCCACCCTGATAGTTAATGGTGTAGCCAATACGCTCCGCACACTGCTCCACAGCCTCGGGAAACGACACCTGCTCCATTTCCATGAGGAAGCTGAAAACGTCGCCACCCTTCCCCGTCGAAAAGCAGTGGTAATAGCCCTTGTTCGGGCGGACATGAAAACTGGGGGTCTTTTCGTCCTTAAAGGGCGATAGCCCCTTGAGCGAATCTGAGCCGGCGGGCTTCAGCTGCACATATTCGCCCACGACCTCCTCAATGGGCGTGCGCTCACGGATCGCATCAATGTCACTCTCCGGGATTCGTCCTCTGGCCATGGCAACTATGCTACGTCGTCATGTCAAGCCCGAGGAGTGCCGTGACCTTCGCCAGATTATGACACAATATCGACCATGCCGGATGCACCTCAGAAGAACACACAAGGCGGATCACAGAACGCTCGACGAGGGCGTCACGTGTTGTCCCTTCGTACGTTGACGTCGATTCTTGGTGCTGTAGTGGCAGGTGCAGTCGGCCTATGGGGATGGGACTCTGTCAACAACCCCAGCCACAATGGAACACAAAGCAGTGAGTCATCGAGCGGGTCGTCGAGTAGTGGCTCGTCGCATAGTCGAGGATCAAACGACTCGTCGCAAAAGGGTTCCTCACACGGTATCCCAGCGTGCAACGCGAAACAGTTGCCTGATCAGGCGCGCGTGGTCGTCGACGATATTAAGTCCGGTGGTCCATTTGATTACCCGCAGAAGGATGGATCCCACTTCGGAAATTACGAGAACACACTCCCCCATAAGAAGAGTAACTACTACCGCGAATACACCGTCGACGAGGATAAAACGGATCACAGTCGTGGGCCTGCCAGGATCATTACGGGTGGTTCGACCGCCACGCACCCCGATGTGTGGTACTACACCAGCGACCACTACTCATCATTCTGTGAGATGCAAGAAAACTGACTCCGCGTTAACTCCACCCTGCTGACCAATCCCGAGCCGATCTATCCAATCGCTCAAGCCGCGATTCCGTCATCGAAGCCAACTGGTCAACAACGACGCGCAACCGCTCAGCATCCGTCGAGGCGTCACGCCACCAGCCCTGATACAGAGGATCCAAGCTTGTCGGCGCACCGGCATACAGGTAATCC
This window encodes:
- a CDS encoding ribonuclease domain-containing protein, with the translated sequence MPDAPQKNTQGGSQNARRGRHVLSLRTLTSILGAVVAGAVGLWGWDSVNNPSHNGTQSSESSSGSSSSGSSHSRGSNDSSQKGSSHGIPACNAKQLPDQARVVVDDIKSGGPFDYPQKDGSHFGNYENTLPHKKSNYYREYTVDEDKTDHSRGPARIITGGSTATHPDVWYYTSDHYSSFCEMQEN
- the dnaG gene encoding DNA primase; protein product: MARGRIPESDIDAIRERTPIEEVVGEYVQLKPAGSDSLKGLSPFKDEKTPSFHVRPNKGYYHCFSTGKGGDVFSFLMEMEQVSFPEAVEQCAERIGYTINYQGGGPGRREEPGTRQRLVAINKATQEFYREHLDTDEAAPARQFLLDRGFSQEHAEQFGCGYAPGGWDTLTKFLLRKGFDVKELEAAGVTSQGRRGPIDRFHRRLTWPIRNTANDVIGFGARKLFDDDKLGKYMNTPETLLYKKSKVLFGIDQAKKNIAERHQAVIVEGYTDVMAMHAAGVTTAVAACGTAFGAEHLQMVRRLMLDDSHFRGEMIYTFDGDEAGQKAAMRAFEGNQEFLGKSFVSVAPNGQDPCDLRLSGGDAAVRDLVMSRIPMVEFVVRTTLASFDLHTPEGRLQAMEAVAPAVASVKDTTLQKAYARKLSGWLGWDDVSDVEAAVRRAARKPQASGMKRGRARQQRNTWSVKSAAAKGPQDSHQPRFTRPNPRNGELAGEREALKIALQEPAVAAELFDVLPAESFRHPTYREVSEGIRRAGGCAAAADVESGGNSWVTKVIENLPQPMGESMVTELMVEPIHYEGENMEWFVRSTMVRLQAVWVGNQIAELKSTLERLRPSDDEYNNLFGDLVALEQYRTGLIKQATQRPL